The Desulfobotulus pelophilus region ACACGTGAAGGTGCGGGTCTCATGGCTCTGTCTACCCGCAATAAAGGTCTGACGCTGATGGCCCTGTTCGCTGCTCTTATTCTGGCAGCGGTATTGGGTGTTGTGGTTACCCGCAGTATCCTTTTGCCCCTTGGGCAGAGCAGTCGTCTGTTTAGGGCCATTTCTACCGGAGATATGACGCAGACCGTGCCGTCGGATCTTCTGGTCAGAAAGGACGAGTTGGGTGATATGGGGCGGCAGATGGCGGAAATGGTGGCTTCTCTGCGGACTGTTTTTACCCGGCTGAACGGAGGGGTGGAAACGCTGGCATCCTCTTCTACGGAGCTTTCCAGCATATCTGAACAGACAGCAGAAGGTGCGCAGGAATCGAGTAAGAGGGCAGAAACGGTGGCCGCTGCGGCGGAGGAAATGACTGCCTCCGCTCAGGCCATGGCCCAAAAAATGGAAACCTCCTCCGGGAATCTGAACTCTGTGGCATCGGCCATGGAAGAAATGACGTCGACCATTGGCGAAATAGCCACCAACACGGCAAAAGCCAACACAAGTACGGAAGAATCCGTTAAAAGGATAGAAGGTTTTGCCCGAATGATGCAGGAGCTGGGTGGGGCTGCTCAGGAAATCGGCAAGGTGACGGAAACCATTAACGGTATTTCTGATCAGACCAATCTTCTGGCCTTAAATGCGACCATTGAAGCGGCCCGGGCCGGTGATGCGGGCAAGGGTTTTGCCGTGGTTGCCGGTGAAATCAAGGAACTGGCCAGTCAGACAGCGAGGGCTACGGGTGATATCCGTCAAAAAATCAATGGTATTCAAACTGCTGCTGACAAAGCGACAGCAGATATTGAAACCATTGTTCACGGCATTCAGAATGTGAACCATATCGTGGGTACCATTGCGGCAGCCATTGAAGAGCAGTCGTCTGCCATCGGTGAAGTTGCCGCTAATATAGCTTCTGCATCGGGTATGGTGGAGGAGGCCAATGGGCAGAGCAGCGAAATGAATCAGGTTTCAGGAGAAATAGCCAGAGACATGGCTTCGGTGAGTGCTGCGGCAACACAGGTGGAAAGTGCCAGCAGGCAGGTACAGGAGACCGTACGGGAGCTCTCTGCCCTTTCTGAGGAAATTCGGGAAATGATGCGTCGTTTCAAAGTATAAGAATCCGTTGACCCGGCAATGATCAACAGACGTCACGTCATTTGGTTGTTGGAGCCCTTATTTAAAAAGGCTGTTCCGTTAAGGGGCGGCCTTTTTCTATGCTTGAAGTACCAGAATGGGGGCAGTCCCCGGGCCAGCCATTGCTCAGGCTTGCCGTAGGATTACGACCTTTGGGCAGGATCATAAAAAATGGGGTCGCATTCAAGAAAAGAAAAGGGCTGGAAAAAAGGGGGCAGAAAGAACCGGTATTGTTTTTTTCTATCGGTTTTATCTTTGGCATAGAAATACACAATTTGCCCTGCTTCCTACCCCGTGGTATCCCGTGGCCTTATTCTTCGGCTGTCAATTCAAAAGTAAGGGGTTTCAATGCGTTGCATTCAAAAAATCTTTATATTGTCTTGCTTGTCTGTTTCTTTGCTTGTGGCTCCGGTGCATGCAGGAGAGAATCCTTCTTTTAGAGGCAAAAGCGGAACTCTGCAGATTGCAGGAGGAACGGCGCACATACCCGTTATGAGGGATCTTGCAAGGGTAATCATGACAGAGGCTCCTTCTGTGCGTATTGCCATTGCCGGTGGTGGCTCTGGCGTGGGTATTCAGAAGGTTGGGGAAGGCCTGGTGGATATCGGTAATTCCGGGCGCAGACCCACGGATCGGGAGATTGAAAGCTACGGACTGGTCCTTTACCGCTGGGCACTGGATGGTGTGGCTCTGGCCGTTCATCCTTCCAACCCCGTAGGTAGCGTGGATGTGGCAACCCTTTCTGCCATTTATAAAGGGGAGATCAGAAACTGGAAAGAACTGGGAGGTCCGGACAGAACCATCACCCTTTATACACGGGATGCGGCATCCGGCACCCGGGAGGTTTTCTGGACAAAAGCTCTCCAAAAAGGAGCGATTGCGGAGACTGCCCATGTGGTGGCTTCCAACGGGGCCATGAAAACGGCCATTACCCAGGATCCCGGTGCCATTGGCTATGTATCCGTAGGCCATCTGGAACCGGGAATAAAAGCCCTTGCTTTTGAAGGTGTCATGCCCGGAGTGGATACGGTGCTTTCCGGTGCCTATCCCGTTTCCCGGGGTCTTTACAGCAGTACAAAGGGAGAAGCCACCGGGCTGGCGGCAGACTTTCTGAACTATCTGTATACCCCGGAAGGGCAGGCGATTATAC contains the following coding sequences:
- a CDS encoding HAMP domain-containing methyl-accepting chemotaxis protein; this encodes MHFLNNLKVGRRMALGFGLLTLIILFLGGLGYVASIRTDRSADEIVMVRLPSLDSVLVMEYQLEKLISAQRMLLNPRNSMEVRRIAYTALDASRKAYEEASKVYEPLPQTQEESLEWQAFQSILADWRRLNDSFITRSQELDSTGILNPDELIGYIQMFRADHHSLMGSVANSILLGDSFRGGEDHRECNFGRWLASFTTTNRNLQATLKEVQAPHKVFHESVETIRRAMEEGDREKALGILNGDMRPAAEQVFDYFFVFLDEAFQVQEMQNELTRMLVGEILPLQERALVHLDRVVQINRDIATREGAGLMALSTRNKGLTLMALFAALILAAVLGVVVTRSILLPLGQSSRLFRAISTGDMTQTVPSDLLVRKDELGDMGRQMAEMVASLRTVFTRLNGGVETLASSSTELSSISEQTAEGAQESSKRAETVAAAAEEMTASAQAMAQKMETSSGNLNSVASAMEEMTSTIGEIATNTAKANTSTEESVKRIEGFARMMQELGGAAQEIGKVTETINGISDQTNLLALNATIEAARAGDAGKGFAVVAGEIKELASQTARATGDIRQKINGIQTAADKATADIETIVHGIQNVNHIVGTIAAAIEEQSSAIGEVAANIASASGMVEEANGQSSEMNQVSGEIARDMASVSAAATQVESASRQVQETVRELSALSEEIREMMRRFKV
- a CDS encoding phosphate ABC transporter substrate-binding protein, coding for MRCIQKIFILSCLSVSLLVAPVHAGENPSFRGKSGTLQIAGGTAHIPVMRDLARVIMTEAPSVRIAIAGGGSGVGIQKVGEGLVDIGNSGRRPTDREIESYGLVLYRWALDGVALAVHPSNPVGSVDVATLSAIYKGEIRNWKELGGPDRTITLYTRDAASGTREVFWTKALQKGAIAETAHVVASNGAMKTAITQDPGAIGYVSVGHLEPGIKALAFEGVMPGVDTVLSGAYPVSRGLYSSTKGEATGLAADFLNYLYTPEGQAIIREKGFIPAGRD